The proteins below come from a single Eremothecium sinecaudum strain ATCC 58844 chromosome II, complete sequence genomic window:
- the TOM6 gene encoding Tom6p (Syntenic homolog of Ashbya gossypii ACR080C; Syntenic homolog of Saccharomyces cerevisiae YOR045W (TOM6)): MNGLYGLPGDGSGIPKEKQSRLQQFKESPAYPVLLNLTLFGLGVAFIQSPLIEMLAPQL, encoded by the coding sequence ATGAATGGTTTGTATGGTTTGCCAGGGGATGGCTCTGGAATCCCAAAGGAAAAACAATCGAGACTACAGCAATTCAAGGAATCTCCAGCATACCCAGTTTTGCTAAACCTAACGCTATTTGGTCTAGGTGTCGCCTTTATCCAATCCCCACTCATCGAGATGTTAGCCCCCCAACTATAG
- the DBP5 gene encoding ATP-dependent RNA helicase DBP5 (Syntenic homolog of Ashbya gossypii ACR078W; Syntenic homolog of Saccharomyces cerevisiae YOR046C (DBP5); 1-intron in Ashbya gossypii), translating to MSGNDTEKKKQDATELLSRLDITKDNSKTGNAPVENEKKADSDAAKKNTENTPSDNTADGANLIRSEYEVKVKLADLQADPNSPLYSAKTFEELGLSEELLKGLYAMRFQKPSKIQEHALPLLLSNPPRNMIAQSQSGTGKTAAFSLTMLSRVDPNIAATQAVCLAPARELARQTLEVIQEMGTFTKVTSQLIVPDSYERNKPINAQIIVGTPGTVLDLMRRKMIQLGQVRVFVLDEADNMLDKQGLGDQCIRVKKFMPKDCQLVLFSATFDDAVRSYARRVVPEANSLELQKNEVNVHAIKQLFMDCNDERHKFQILCDLYGVLTIGSSIIFVQTKQTANMLYAELKKEGHQVSILHGDLQSTDRDKLIDDFREGRSKVLITTNVLARGIDIPSVSMVVNYDLPTTANGQPDPSTYVHRIGRTGRFGRKGVAISFIHDRKSFDTLAAIQKYFGDIQITNVPTGDMDEMEKIVKKVLK from the exons ATGAGCG GAAACGATACTGAAAAAAAGAAGCAAGATGCTACAGAACTTCTTTCCCGTTTAGATATCACTAAGGATAATAGTAAAACGGGCAATGCTCCTGTTGAAAATGAAAAGAAAGCAGATTCTGATGCAGCTAAGAAAAACACTGAGAACACTCCATCTGATAACACTGCCGATGGCGCCAATCTAATCAGGTCAGAGTACGAAGTGAAAGTGAAGCTAGCAGATCTTCAAGCCGACCCAAATTCACCTTTATACAGTGCTAAGACTTTTGAAGAACTAGGCTTGTCTGAAGAACTTTTGAAAGGTCTTTATGCAATGAGATTTCAAAAACCATCTAAGATCCAGGAACATGCTTTGCCTCTTCTACTGAGCAACCCACCTCGTAATATGATTGCTCAATCTCAATCTGGGACAGGTAAGACTGCAGCCTTTTCGCTGACAATGCTTTCTCGAGTGGATCCTAACATAGCTGCTACACAGGCTGTTTGTTTAGCGCCAGCCCGTGAGCTAGCACGTCAAACACTTGAGGTTATTCAAGAAATGGGAACTTTTACAAAGGTTACATCACAATTAATTGTTCCTGACTCTTATGAGCGTAATAAACCGATAAATGCACAAATTATTGTTGGTACGCCAGGTACAGTGCTGGACTTGATGCGCAGGAAAATGATTCAGTTAGGTCAAGTTCGTGTATTTGTGCTAGATGAGGCTGATAATATGCTTGATAAACAAGGTCTAGGCGACCAGTGTATCAGGGTGAAGAAGTTCATGCCCAAGGATTGCCAATTGGTGTTATTTTCCGCCACTTTTGACGATGCGGTACGCAGCTATGCAAGAAGAGTTGTTCCAGAGGCTAACTCCTTAGAGTTGCAGAAGAACGAAGTCAATGTCCACGCCATCAAGCAGCTATTTATGGACTGTAATGACGAACGCCACAAGTTCCAGATTCTCTGTGATCTATATGGTGTTCTAACAATAGGTTCTTCTATCATATTTGTGCAGACAAAGCAAACTGCAAACATGCTTTACGCAGAACTAAAGAAAGAGGGCCACCAGGTATCAATCCTCCACGGTGACTTACAAAGTACAGACAGAGACAAGTTAATTGACGACTTCCGTGAAGGCCGCTCTAAAGTCCTGATTACAACCAACGTTCTAGCTCGTGGGATAGATATCCCATCCGTCTCAATGGTAGTGAACTACGACTTGCCAACGACAGCTAATGGTCAGCCAGACCCATCTACCTACGTTCATAGAATTGGAAGAACCGGTAGATTCGGCAGAAAAGGTGTTGCAATCTCATTCATTCACGACAGAAAGTCATTCGATACATTAGCCGCCATCCAAAAGTACTTCGGGGATATCCAAATCACCAACGTACCTACAGGTGACATGGACGAGATGGAAAAGATTGTTAAGAAGGTATTAAAATAA
- the PMP3 gene encoding Pmp3p (Syntenic homolog of Ashbya gossypii ACR079W; Syntenic homolog of Saccharomyces cerevisiae YDR276C (PMP3); 1-intron in Ashbya gossypii), with amino-acid sequence MNSSKIINFIIAIFLPPLAVFLARGWGIECIIDIVLTIFFFFPGMLYAFYCVLFD; translated from the exons ATGAACTCCTCAAAGATCATCAATTTCATTATTG CAATTTTCTTGCCACCATTGGCTGTCTTCCTAGCCCGTGGTTGGGGTATTGAATGTATTATTGACATTGTGTTAACAATCTTTTTTTTCTTCCCAGGTATGCTATATGCCTTCTACTGTGTATTGTTCGACTAA
- a CDS encoding HBR252Cp (Syntenic homolog of Ashbya gossypii ACR081C; Syntenic homolog of Saccharomyces cerevisiae YOR044W (IRC23)) → MLEYELQNAVNQALSIVVSFLKNFCRLLAWLIISPILILFAYDVVLYMIMITAPTAKRLTLRHWKRATPAEVMKKPRTRGSRRALVYTGAHIVTSDISHINQRS, encoded by the coding sequence ATGTTGGAATACGAGCTGCAGAACGCTGTGAATCAGGCTCTCAGTATAGTGGTGTCATTCTTAAAGAACTTCTGTCGGTTATTGGCGTGGCTGATAATATCTCCGATACTGATACTATTCGCCTATGATGTCGTTTTATATATGATAATGATTACCGCGCCAACAGCTAAACGGCTAACATTGAGACATTGGAAAAGAGCTACTCCAGCAGAGGTTATGAAGAAGCCTCGTACTAGAGGCTCACGCAGGGCGTTGGTATACACAGGAGCACATATCGTAACAAGTGATATTTCTCATATTAACCAAAGATCCTAG
- the RAT1 gene encoding ssRNA exonuclease RAT1 (Syntenic homolog of Ashbya gossypii AGR303W; Syntenic homolog of Saccharomyces cerevisiae YOR048C (RAT1)) — protein sequence MGVPSFFRWISRKYPKIISPVIEETPDVVEGVKLPINYSSPNPNGELDNLYLDMNGIVHPCSHPENKPAPESEDEMLLAVFEYTNRVLNMARPRKVLMIAVDGVAPRAKMNQQRARRFRSARDAKIAHEEKTRILAEREAYGEQIDEAIKSKVAWDSNAITPGTPFMEKLAASLRFWTAFKLATDPGWKNLQVIISDATVPGEGEHKIMNFIRSQRSDSEYNPNTTHCIYGLDADLIFLGLATHEPHFRILREDVFARDNQRRPRAREMLTMSEDQKQMLADQDAEKPFLWLHVNVLREYLSAELYVQRMPFPFDLERAIDDWVFMCFFCGNDFLPHLPSLDVRENSIDILVEIWKNLVPSLKTYLTCDGILNLAGVEKLLEQLGRREPELFKRKHEQEIRKTDAQQRRRMLKSNPNVTHNTVDRNFTAPLASMPIYDVNGNAAEGSLNLNNKDLANMRKEWNLANEGDVNSMNALKRKSEEKTKARAPEFSPDELKTAVEVSTQGNASAALSLQERIRAKKRKLAEDAAQESQDSTNTDSTAIVPDDQSAVADTQSDKIEPSKQTLNKSSLMPPAVSGFLDTAADVRFHEAGYHERYYHAKFHIPTDEIDALRKKLARHYIEGVCWVLLYYYQGCASWTWYYPYHYAPFAADFTDISTLEISFEKGEPFLPFEQLLSVLPAASSHALPPVFRGMMSDPDSEIIDFYPEDFPIDMNGEKMSWKGLPLLPFIDENRLREAVARRYPLLTPEERARNVKRDDVLLISNKNVHYETFISTIYNSSSSGASSSGSATSSAASNANAENSTEAQKTSPAVVHFRHFKSGLCGKVSADIEGFRPNSKITCPIDNGNLPDISTNLFLKICYEMPYVEPNSSKALLLNGFIPPQAQLSVADREAVLYKYPQRWNSQLMKNNIVPVGPAAATQYLPRLGGYRAFVLHQQMMQNGRMYRVTRT from the coding sequence ATGGGTGTTCCTTCATTCTTTCGCTGGATATCGAGAAAATATCCAAAAATTATCTCTCCTGTTATTGAAGAAACGCCAGATGTTGTAGAAGGCGTGAAGTTGCCCATCAACTACTCATCTCCTAATCCAAATGGAGAATTGGATAACTTGTATCTAGATATGAATGGTATTGTTCATCCCTGCTCTCATCCGGAGAATAAGCCAGCACCAGAATCTGAAGATGAGATGCTCTTGGCTGTTTTTGAATATACAAATAGGGTTTTAAACATGGCTAGGCCCAGGAAAGTTTTAATGATTGCCGTTGATGGTGTTGCTCCAAGAGCTAAAATGAACCAGCAACGTGCTCGTAGGTTTAGAAGTGCTCGTGATGCTAAGATTGCACATGAAGAAAAGACACGTATTTTGGCAGAGCGGGAAGCATATGGAGAGCAGATAGATGAAGCTATAAAATCTAAAGTAGCATGGGATTCCAATGCAATTACTCCAGGAACGCCGTTTATGGAGAAACTTGCAGCATCATTGAGGTTTTGGACTGCTTTTAAGCTTGCTACAGATCCCGGATGGAAAAACCTCCAAGTTATAATTAGTGACGCTACAGTCCCGGGAGAAGGAGAACATAAAATTATGAATTTTATTAGGTCCCAAAGGTCTGACAGTGAATACAATCCTAATACTACACACTGTATCTATGGTCTAGACGCTGATTTGATCTTTTTAGGATTGGCTACACACGAACCACACTTCCGTATCCTTCGTGAAGATGTTTTCGCCAGGGATAACCAAAGAAGGCCTAGAGCTAGGGAAATGCTGACTATGTCGGAGGATCAAAAGCAGATGCTAGCTGACCAGGACGCTGAAAAACCATTTTTATGGTTGCATGTTAATGTACTTCGAGAATATCTTTCTGCTGAGCTGTACGTTCAGCGGATGCCTTTCCCGTTCGATTTGGAGCGTGCAATTGACGACTGGGTATTTATGTGTTTTTTCTGTGGTAATGATTTCTTGCCTCACTTACCTTCCCTAGATGTCAGAGAGAATAGTATTGATATTCTTGTTGAAATTTGGAAGAATCTCGTACCATCTTTGAAAACTTATCTGACGTGCGATGGGATCCTCAATCTTGCTGGTGTGGAGAAACTGCTCGAGCAGCTTGGCAGACGCGAACCCGAACTTTTCAAACGGAAACATGAGCAAGAGATTCGAAAGACAGACGCTCAGCAGCGAAGACGAATGCTGAAAAGCAACCCTAATGTAACGCATAATACTGTTGATAGGAACTTCACAGCACCGCTAGCAAGTATGCCAATTTACGATGTTAATGGCAATGCTGCAGAGGGATCACTCAACCTAAATAACAAGGACTTAGCTAATATGCGTAAGGAATGGAACCTTGCGAATGAGGGTGACGTTAATAGCATGAATGCCCTTAAACGTAAGAGTGAAGAAAAAACAAAAGCTCGTGCTCCAGAATTTTCTCCAGATGAATTGAAGACTGCTGTCGAGGTTTCAACGCAAGGTAATGCCTCCGCTGCTCTTTCACTCCAGGAGCGTATCCGGGCAAAGAAGCGTAAACTTGCTGAAGATGCTGCCCAAGAATCTCAAGACTCTACAAATACCGATAGCACCGCAATTGTACCTGATGACCAGTCCGCAGTGGCTGATACCCAATCGgacaaaatagaaccaTCGAAACAAACTTTGAATAAATCTTCTTTAATGCCTCCAGCTGTGTCTGGCTTCCTGGATACTGCTGCTGACGTTCGTTTCCACGAGGCTGGTTACCATGAAAGATACTACCATGCAAAATTCCACATACCAACAGATGAAATTGATGCATTGCGGAAGAAACTTGCCCGCCATTATATTGAGGGTGTTTGCTGGGTCCTTCTGTATTATTACCAGGGCTGTGCTTCCTGGACATGGTACTATCCTTACCATTATGCTCCTTTCGCAGCTGACTTCACTGACATCTCAACTCTGGAAATCAGCTTTGAGAAGGGTGAGCCTTTCCTTCCATTCGAGCAACTTTTGAGTGTTCTACCTGCCGCATCAAGTCACGCTCTGCCTCCGGTCTTCCGTGGCATGATGTCAGATCCAGACTCTGAAATTATTGATTTTTACCCTGAAGACTTCCCAATTGACATGAATGGTGAAAAAATGTCATGGAAGGGGTTACCACTACTTCCTTTCATTGACGAGAACAGGCTGCGCGAGGCTGTGGCACGCAGGTATCCTTTGCTGACACCTGAGGAGCGTGCGCGGAATGTTAAACGCGATGACGTTCTTCTCATCAGCAATAAAAACGTTCACTATGAAACATTCATCTCTACGATCTACAACAGTAGTTCAAGCGGTGCCAGTAGCAGTGGAAGCGCAACTAGCAGCGCTGCTAGTAACGCCAACGCCGAAAATTCTACCGAGGCCCAAAAAACTAGCCCAGCTGTTGTCCATTTCCGTCACTTTAAGAGTGGTCTCTGTGGGAAAGTTTCAGCAGACATCGAGGGATTCCGGCCTAACAGTAAAATAACCTGTCCTATTGATAATGGGAACCTACCTGATATCAGTACAAATCTGTTTCTAAAAATCTGTTACGAAATGCCCTACGTTGAACCAAATAGTAGTAAGGCGTTATTACTTAATGGTTTTATTCCGCCTCAGGCCCAACTTTCGGTAGCAGATCGTGAAGCAGTTCTTTACAAATATCCACAAAGATGGAATAGTCAACTGATGAAGAACAACATCGTGCCAGTCGGACCAGCGGCTGCAACTCAGTATTTACCTAGGCTCGGCGGCTATCGCGCTTTTGTCTTGCACCAGCAGATGATGCAGAACGGGCGAATGTATAGGGTTACCCGCACATGA
- the CUE5 gene encoding ubiquitin-binding protein CUE5 (Syntenic homolog of Ashbya gossypii ACR083C; Syntenic homolog of Saccharomyces cerevisiae YOR042W (CUE5) and YDR273W (DON1)) has product MDQTDKEKADPTEVVSDEKTEKQFAKGSGKSPEDDNEQGKGSSPLKSAEAANEENSSINTEAKRKTSDTSRTEEGDGSIRGSGDETRKQENPILAELKEAFPNIEERYIKAVIIASQGVLPSAFNALLYLSDPSFENEAELPSQPVLVPSAKQQNLQQLQQDELLARKLRERFNRETSLQGERPSRHHRDSRRSQNRPKHRGTTASDDDDSPDEFIETINRGIQETSKKVTQWWDGLKKNWAEEKERLERSHHQTSRSQRDTRQRFNSFGEMIDDEVIRNDSPRDASRDRVMIQDNFDDDEDENNAPRKLPPRPRQAQRPVSKGDTDDEKPSSQTRLWQPLPPAPASAKPIKISAKGDTGRASSKGKKGDPDQDEFLINSDDEL; this is encoded by the coding sequence ATGGATCAAACAGATAAGGAAAAGGCGGACCCTACAGAGGTCGTTTCTGATGAGAAAACAGAGAAGCAATTTGCCAAAGGATCAGGCAAATCACCGGAAGATGACAATGAGCAGGGTAAGGGAAGCTCTCCCTTGAAGTCTGCTGAAGCTGCGAACGAGGAAAACTCTTCGATAAATACCGAAGCTAAGCGTAAGACTAGTGATACTTCAAGGACAGAAGAAGGAGATGGAAGCATTAGAGGAAGTGGCGATGAGACGAGGAAACAAGAAAACCCGATTTTGGCAGAGCTAAAGGAGGCATTTCCAAATATCGAGGAGAGGTACATCAAGGCAGTAATAATTGCGTCCCAGGGTGTTTTACCTTCTGCTTTTAATGCTTTGCTATATTTATCTGACCCATCATTTGAAAATGAGGCCGAGTTGCCTAGCCAACCGGTTCTTGTACCTTCTGCCAAGCAGCAGAATCTACAACAGTTACAGCAAGATGAACTATTAGCTCGCAAATTGCGTGAGCGCTTCAACAGGGAGACGTCGCTTCAAGGCGAGCGCCCATCGCGACACCACAGGGACTCCCGCAGATCGCAGAATCGCCCCAAGCATCGCGGCACCACTGCCTCCGACGACGATGACAGTCCTGACGAGTTCATCGAGACCATAAACCGCGGTATCCAAGAAACCTCGAAGAAAGTTACCCAATGGTGGGATGGTCTAAAGAAAAATTGGGCCGAGGAGAAGGAACGCTTGGAGCGCAGCCACCACCAGACCTCTCGTTCCCAGCGCGACACCCGTCAGCGCTTCAACTCATTCGGCGAAATGATCGACGACGAGGTCATTAGAAACGACAGTCCTCGCGATGCCTCTCGAGACCGTGTTATGATCCAAGATAACTTCGACGACGATGAAGACGAAAACAACGCCCCTCGCAAGCTACCTCCAAGACCTAGGCAGGCCCAGCGCCCTGTTTCGAAGGGCGATACTGACGACGAAAAGCCAAGCTCTCAAACACGCCTGTGGCAGCCGCTCCCTCCTGCGCCAGCTAGCGCCAAGCCCATCAAAATTAGCGCTAAGGGAGACACCGGCCGTGCATCTTCCAAGGGCAAGAAGGGCGACCCCGATCAAGATGAGTTTCTAATCAACAGCGATGACGAACTATAG
- the GLO4 gene encoding hydroxyacylglutathione hydrolase GLO4 (Syntenic homolog of Ashbya gossypii ACR084C; Syntenic homolog of Saccharomyces cerevisiae YOR040W (GLO4) and YDR272W (GLO2)), giving the protein MLRQIRRMHIKAIKMRWLTGGVNYSYLVSTEKKDKSWLIDPAEAMEVLEDLNSSEKKSITAIVNTHHHFDHSGGNVAMVAALKLLGVKPIVISGSHLSPICNEIPEHLKTYQLGDSIEVLCIRTPCHTQDSVCYYLWDKDTDERAIFTGDTLFNAGCGRFFEGTGEEMDEALNNRLLSHVGLDNLAKTKVYPGHEYTKGNVEFIRKEIYKSKGDSKAFDELEKFISSHEVTTGHFSLQDEKNYNPFMRLDDPIVRQQVGDRTNSWPASKVMDTLRRMKNNS; this is encoded by the coding sequence ATGCTTAGGCAAATCAGAAGGATGCATATCAAAGCCATTAAAATGAGGTGGTTAACTGGCGGAGTTAACTACAGTTACTTGGTGTCTACTGAAAAGAAAGATAAATCATGGCTAATCGACCCCGCTGAAGCTATGGAAGTCTTGGAGGACCTTAATAGTAGTGAGAAAAAATCTATAACAGCGATTGTCAATACACATCACCACTTCGACCATTCTGGTGGAAATGTTGCAATGGTAGCTGCCTTAAAACTACTGGGAGTTAAGCCAATCGTTATTTCAGGCTCACACTTGTCTCCTATTTGTAACGAAATACCCGAACATTTAAAGACTTACCAGTTAGGGGATTCAATTGAGGTCCTCTGTATCAGAACGCCATGCCACACACAGGACTCTGTATGTTATTATCTGTGGGACAAAGATACAGATGAACGAGCAATCTTTACAGGGGATACACTTTTTAATGCAGGCTGCGGGCGCTTTTTCGAGGGTACAGGGGAAGAAATGGACGAGGCCCTCAATAACAGACTTCTCAGTCATGTTGGTCTAGACAATCTTGCGAAGACTAAAGTTTATCCTGGTCATGAATATACTAAGGGCAACGTAGAATTCATCCGTAAGGAGATTTATAAATCAAAGGGCGACAGCAAAGCATTTGATGAACTGGAGAAGTTCATATCTTCGCATGAGGTCACTACTGGTCACTTTAGTCTGCAGGATGAGAAAAACTACAATCCATTCATGAGACTAGACGACCCAATTGTTAGACAGCAGGTCGGTGATCGCACCAATTCTTGGCCCGCAAGCAAAGTTATGGATACGCTTAGACGCATGAAGAATAACTCTTAG
- the WHI2 gene encoding Whi2p (Syntenic homolog of Ashbya gossypii ACR082C; Syntenic homolog of Saccharomyces cerevisiae YOR043W (WHI2)), whose product MNEPESIISQVSPEQQIGGPQLINDYKEQEYYSDNTLIHLNIQGRHYYITRDQLMSLPESLLLCLFPSGVFMDREGQVITNLTPEDEVYIANFPPDCFESIMRTYSIAEKDLQSFPVNELFDRRPPQQAGNSKTFYGFNTTQNQQPSESDILHEKPAIIVLREDLDYYCVPTLSLSIEGTSPEEKDILLEQLMTLVKNAAGSHLCQQTSVFQGLYSSNRMKSRLSGKPQDANASQQLGPAEQHLMDMLCSSGFKNDSNWGNRTQEPGKTVISSLSLCRLMNETVQEFRDKVEEAKRRYEQEQLHRRSTEAEPPSPELVSASDQNATVSVPNVSGSSSDSKRKSRLSTFAENVRSRSASRTRSNSRQKHPREPTLYELVEKPEINTKLLLFWKKPARKCWWGMESINVNVQLNGHIDPVSSKLVLSKHDPLTVISVPVNLHIRRVWALELSIVGM is encoded by the coding sequence ATGAATGAACCTGAAAGCATCATCTCTCAGGTGTCACCTGAGCAGCAGATAGGTGGTCCGCAATTGATAAATGATTATAAAGAACAAGAGTACTATAGTGATAATACCTTAATCCACTTGAATATCCAAGGTAGGCATTATTATATAACAAGAGATCAGTTGATGTCTTTACCAGAGTCATTATTGTTATGTTTATTCCCTAGTGGTGTATTCATGGACCGTGAGGGACAGGTCATCACAAACTTGACACCTGAGGACGAAGTATACATAGCGAATTTCCCTCCCGATTGCTTTGAATCTATTATGCGGACATACTCTATTGCTGAGAAGGACTTGCAAAGTTTCCCGGTAAATGAGCTTTTTGATCGGAGGCCGCCACAACAGGCTGGTAACAGTAAAACGTTTTATGGATTCAATACTACACAAAATCAGCAACCTTCAGAATCTGATATTCTTCATGAGAAGCCAGCGATTATTGTGTTAAGGGAGGATTTGGACTATTACTGTGTACCCACTTTGTCGCTTTCGATCGAAGGTACGTCTCCCGAGGAGAAAGACATTTTATTGGAACAGCTAATGACACTGGTTAAGAACGCTGCAGGCAGCCACTTGTGTCAACAAACATCTGTCTTCCAGGGGCTTTATTCATCCAATAGAATGAAATCCCGATTATCTGGGAAGCCGCAAGATGCCAATGCGTCTCAACAGCTAGGGCCTGCTGAGCAGCACCTAATGGACATGTTATGTTCTAGTGGCTTCAAGAACGACTCTAACTGGGGGAATCGCACACAAGAACCAGGCAAGACTGTGATCAGCTCGCTTTCGCTATGTCGTTTGATGAACGAGACCGTCCAGGAGTTTAGAGACAAGGTTGAAGAAGCAAAGCGCCGTTATGAACAGGAGCAGCTGCACAGACGTAGCACGGAAGCGGAGCCTCCCTCGCCAGAGTTGGTCTCTGCATCAGACCAAAACGCTACGGTGTCGGTTCCTAACGTGTCTGGCAGCAGCTCAGACAGTAAACGCAAGTCTAGGTTATCAACATTCGCAGAAAATGTCCGATCCCGCTCTGCCTCGCGTACTCGGTCTAATTCACGACAAAAGCATCCAAGAGAACCCACACTCTACGAATTGGTTGAAAAGCCCGAGATTAATACCAAGTTGCTTTTGTTCTGGAAGAAACCAGCGAGAAAGTGCTGGTGGGGCATGGAATCTATTAATGTAAACGTCCAACTTAACGGCCACATAGATCCAGTTAGTTCAAAGCTTGTACTATCCAAACATGACCCCTTGACTGTAATTTCAGTCCCTGTTAACTTGCATATCCGGAGGGTTTGGGCTTTGGAATTGTCAATTGTGGGCATGTGA
- the STD1 gene encoding Std1p (Syntenic homolog of Ashbya gossypii AGR304W; Syntenic homolog of Saccharomyces cerevisiae YDR277C (MTH1) and YOR047C (STD1)): MFVSPPLPLGFGRVLPRLRGKVTEGEFDVQKESPSSSTPEIPFVTPQLDFTKGPGDELRKRLQLAPQCDFVSFSDTEKTSSALLNISESTDTTDRSTIEDSVLSKSEVDSVIWLEDALPRRYDDMYDPTVFMNNELFPNGRPKFTKRALLDWDLNDIRSLLIVESMRPEWNGVMPKVRVLHNEDARTPPFRLVLLPLDAPDDVIVATLVVSDIYLEANLNFEFKLTSARYIVSAARRRHQQLTGSNEPIMHLSKPEWRNIVENYLLNLAVEAQCRHDFKYAYSQKRCALRQRFVKRPDMPPPSTKPRPFARRAQTERAKFRLSRAEHARLWSECQTAVYRRLGLDWVPDGQT, encoded by the coding sequence ATGTTTGTATCGCCGCCATTGCCATTAGGCTTTGGACGAGTCTTACCGAGATTGCGGGGGAAAGTGACTGAAGGTGAATTCGATGTACAGAAGGAATCTCCATCATCTAGTACTCCTGAAATACCTTTTGTGACGCCGCAACTAGATTTTACTAAGGGACCGGGAGATGAACTTCGAAAGAGGCTGCAGCTGGCACCGCAGTGTGACTTCGTTTCCTTCTCAGATACGGAGAAGACTTCATCTGCCCTCTTAAATATCTCCGAAAGTACAGATACTACAGATCGTAGTACTATTGAGGATTCTGTGTTATCAAAAAGTGAGGTTGATTCAGTAATATGGCTTGAGGACGCACTCCCGCGCAGATACGACGACATGTACGACCCAACAGTGTTTATGAATAACGAACTTTTCCCAAATGGTCGCCCAAAATTCACAAAACGCGCTTTGCTTGACTGGGACCTGAACGATATTCGTTCTCTGCTGATAGTCGAGTCCATGCGTCCGGAATGGAATGGGGTTATGCCAAAAGTTCGCGTACTACATAATGAGGATGCCAGAACCCCGCCATTCAGATTGGTACTGCTTCCTCTCGACGCACCGGACGATGTTATCGTTGCTACCCTTGTTGTATCCGATATATACTTGGAAGCCAATCTAAATTTCGAATTCAAACTCACTAGTGCCCGGTACATTGTCTCCGCAGCGCGTCGCCGTCATCAACAACTGACAGGCTCCAATGAGCCGATAATGCATCTATCTAAGCCCGAATGGCGCAATATAGTGGAAAACTATCTGTTGAATCTTGCGGTGGAGGCACAATGTCGGCACGATTTTAAATATGCGTACTCACAAAAACGGTGCGCGCTGCGGCAGCGGTTTGTAAAGAGGCCAGATATGCCACCACCCTCTACAAAGCCTCGTCCGTTTGCTCGCCGAGCTCAAACGGAGCGTGCAAAATTCCGTCTAAGTCGCGCAGAACATGCGAGGTTATGGTCGGAATGCCAGACAGCGGTATACCGCCGCCTGGGCCTCGACTGGGTTCCTGATGGGCAAACATAG